One window from the genome of Elaeis guineensis isolate ETL-2024a chromosome 5, EG11, whole genome shotgun sequence encodes:
- the LOC105034065 gene encoding G-type lectin S-receptor-like serine/threonine-protein kinase SD1-13, whose product MKLSYGYILGVRKRIRESRVLVNNTEYGTGQDSPLFDFNVIETATNNFANENKLGEGGFGPVYKGRLPDGQEIAVKRLSRGSGQGLKEFENEVELILKLQHRNLVKLLGCCTHGEEKLLIYELMLNKSLDAFLFDATKKGILDWEKRYNIVEGIARGLLYLHRDSRLRIIHRDLKASNILLDEKFNPKISDFGMARMFGGDQIQETTNRVVGTIGYMSPEYAVEGKISEKSDVFSFGVLLLEIVSSKRNNYFVDDDQAPSLLGYAWTLWKENRVVELIDPSLGSSLSYTEVLKCIQVGLLCVQEHPTDRPSISSVISMLSSNANLPSPKQAAFFGGRSLEESNEACSINHLSYTDLDCR is encoded by the exons ATGAAATTATCCTATGGATATATTTTAGGTGTAAGGAAGAGAATAAGAGAATCAAGAGTGTTGGTAAACAACACAGAATATGGAACAGGCCAGGATTCACCACTATTTGACTTTAACGTGATAGAAACAGCTACGAACAACTTTGCTAATGAAAACAAGCTTGGAGAAGGAGGATTTGGTCCAGTTTACAAG GGTAGACTTCCTGATGGACAAGAAATAGCAGTGAAAAGACTATCCAGAGGGTCGGGACAGGGCTTAAAAGAATTTGAGAATGAGGTGGAACTGATATTAAAACTTCAACACAGGAACCTGGTTAAGCTTTTGGGTTGCTGCACCCATGGAGAAGAGAAGCTTTTGATCTATGAGTTGATGCTCAACAAAAGCTTGGATGCCTTTCTCTTTG ATGCAACGAAGAAAGGAATTTTAGATTGGGAAAAACGCTACAACATTGTTGAAGGAATTGCACGAGGGCTTCTCTACCTTCATCGGGATTCTAGGTTGAGGATTATCCACCGAGATTTGAAAGCCAGCAACATTCTACTAGATGAAAAGTTCAATCCAAAAATATCTGACTTTGGAATGGCACGGATGTTTGGCGGCGATCAAATTCAAGAGACAACAAACAGAGTTGTTGGAACAAT TGGCTATATGTCCCCTGAATATGCTGTGGAAGGGAAAATTTCTGAGAAATCTGATGTCTTCAGCTTCGGTGTTTTACTTTTAGAGATCGTAAGTAGTAAGAGGAACAATTATTTTGTTGATGATGATCAAGCTCCTAGCCTTTTGGGATAT GCATGGACATTGTGGAAGGAAAACAGAGTCGTAGAGCTAATTGATCCATCATTGGGGAGCTCATTGTCTTATACAGAAGTGCTCAAATGTATTCAAGTGGGACTATTGTGTGTTCAAGAACACCCAACAGATAGACCAAGCATTTCTTCGGTAATCTCTATGCTAAGTAGTAATGCAAATCTTCCTTCTCCAAAACAAGCTGCATTCTTTGGAGGGAGAAGTCTAGAAGAGAGCAATGAAGCATGCTCTATAAATCATCTTAGTTACACTGACTTAGATTGCAGATAA